Sequence from the Seonamhaeicola sp. ML3 genome:
CTTTCTATAAACGCTCCTCCAATCCAATAAGGAATAACAAAAGTCAATAAAAAAATCATTAACCAAAACCCTATGGTTAAGATTGTCAAGAAAGCTAAAAATCCTAAATACTGGTCAAATTCAAACATAATTGTTAGATATCTTTTTTAAACTGTTGCAAAGATAATACATCGCTATTGGTTTTACAAAATGAAAACTAATTTTATTAACAGAGTTTTTAACTAATCTAAATTAGGTTGTGGTGTTAACCTCAAATAAGGCTTAACTTCTTTAAATCCTTTTGGGAAAATCTTAGGAATATCCTCTGTAGCTACAGCGGGCACAACAACACAATCGTCCCCATTATTCCAATTTGCAGGAGTTGCCACCTTATGATAAGCTGTTAATTGTAATGAATCGATTACTCGTAATAACTCATCGAAATTACGCCCTGTTGAAGCTGGATAAGTAATGATGAGTTTAACTTTTTTATCTGAACCAATTACAAAAACAGATCTTACGGTTAATTTACTATCTGCATTAGGATGAATCATATCATATAGCTCCGATACTTTCCTATCTTCATCTGCTATAATTGGAAAATTAACTGTGGTATTCTGAGTTTCGTTTATATCATTGATCCAGCCTTTGTGAGATTCTATACCATCTACACTTAAAGCTACAACTTTCACATTACGTTTATCGAACTCTGCCTTATAATTAGCTACAGTTCCTAATTCGGTAGTGCAAACCGGAGTATAATCTGCAGGATGCGAAAATAAAATACCCCAACTATCTCCTAACCA
This genomic interval carries:
- a CDS encoding peroxiredoxin, with the protein product MATIRLGDVAPNFSAETTEGTIDFHEWLGDSWGILFSHPADYTPVCTTELGTVANYKAEFDKRNVKVVALSVDGIESHKGWINDINETQNTTVNFPIIADEDRKVSELYDMIHPNADSKLTVRSVFVIGSDKKVKLIITYPASTGRNFDELLRVIDSLQLTAYHKVATPANWNNGDDCVVVPAVATEDIPKIFPKGFKEVKPYLRLTPQPNLD